The proteins below come from a single Asanoa ferruginea genomic window:
- a CDS encoding L-threonylcarbamoyladenylate synthase, protein MARYFDMHPENPAPRAVGQVVDLLDGGGLIAYPTDSLYAFGCKLGNVEGIDRIRRIRHLDSAHHFTLVCRDFSQLGQFVHINNTRFRAVRAATPGSYTFILPATKEVPRRLQHPRKRTVGVRIPDHVVTQALLAALGEPLVSSSLLLPGDDEPMTQGWEIKERLDHSLDAVVDSGDCGTTPTTVIDWSDDEPVILRRGAGDPSRFE, encoded by the coding sequence GTGGCGAGGTACTTCGACATGCACCCGGAGAACCCGGCGCCGCGGGCGGTCGGCCAGGTGGTCGACCTGCTCGACGGCGGCGGGCTGATCGCGTATCCGACCGACTCGCTCTACGCGTTCGGCTGCAAGCTCGGCAACGTCGAGGGCATCGACCGGATCCGCCGCATCCGGCACCTCGACAGCGCACACCATTTCACCCTCGTCTGCCGCGACTTCAGCCAACTCGGCCAGTTCGTGCACATCAACAACACCCGCTTCCGCGCCGTGCGCGCCGCGACGCCGGGCAGCTACACGTTCATCCTGCCGGCGACCAAGGAAGTGCCGCGCCGGTTGCAGCACCCACGGAAACGCACGGTCGGCGTGCGCATCCCCGACCACGTCGTGACCCAGGCCCTGCTCGCGGCGCTCGGCGAGCCGCTGGTGTCGAGCTCACTGCTGCTGCCGGGCGACGACGAGCCGATGACCCAGGGCTGGGAGATCAAAGAACGCCTCGACCACTCGCTCGACGCCGTCGTCGACTCGGGCGACTGCGGCACCACCCCCACCACGGTGATCGACTGGAGCGACGACGAGCCAGTCATCCTCCGCCGCGGCGCGGGCGACCCGTCCCGCTTCGAATAG
- a CDS encoding helix-turn-helix domain-containing protein, producing MALRFETRSSDSPWVDTVWTCTSDHVTEMTSVAAVCWGLVFWEREGTAYASISGPETRTGTAPVPEGATFVGIEFAVGTSLRAVRTPDLVDRGAELPDATRRAFWLDGARWATPGADDAEALVHRLVGAGAVVRDPLVADVRRGHRPAISTRTVERRFQAATGLTQGAVRQIERARHASTLLAGGTPVADVVTKLDYFDEPHLSRALRRYVGRTAGQLRGGTGGAIALALDQPTS from the coding sequence GTGGCACTGCGGTTCGAGACACGCTCGTCCGACTCGCCCTGGGTCGACACGGTGTGGACCTGCACGAGCGACCACGTCACCGAGATGACGTCGGTCGCCGCGGTCTGCTGGGGCCTGGTGTTCTGGGAGCGCGAGGGCACGGCGTACGCCAGCATCTCCGGCCCCGAGACCAGGACCGGCACTGCGCCGGTGCCCGAGGGCGCCACGTTCGTCGGCATCGAGTTCGCGGTGGGCACGTCGTTGCGGGCCGTGCGCACACCCGACCTGGTCGACCGCGGCGCCGAGTTGCCCGACGCGACGCGCCGGGCGTTCTGGCTCGACGGCGCCCGCTGGGCGACCCCGGGTGCCGACGACGCCGAGGCCCTGGTCCACCGCCTTGTCGGCGCCGGCGCGGTGGTGCGTGACCCGCTGGTCGCCGACGTCCGCCGGGGCCACCGTCCGGCGATCTCGACCCGGACCGTCGAGCGTCGCTTCCAGGCGGCGACGGGCCTGACCCAGGGCGCCGTGCGCCAGATCGAACGCGCCCGCCACGCCTCGACGCTGCTGGCCGGCGGCACCCCGGTCGCCGACGTCGTCACCAAGCTCGACTATTTCGACGAGCCACACCTGAGCCGGGCGCTGCGCCGCTACGTCGGCCGCACGGCGGGCCAACTCCGGGGCGGCACCGGCGGCGCGATCGCCCTGGCGCTGGATCAGCCGACGTCGTAG
- a CDS encoding class I SAM-dependent methyltransferase, whose protein sequence is MFSPQGPSLRELTVQALSSVERGYDLLAPKFDYTPFRTPDSILGATTQALSARGPFTDGLDVCCGSGAGMSVLRSLCQGRTIGVDFSAGMLAQAKSAHPDATWVRADVRAMPFAPRFDLAVSFGALGHFLPEELPALFEGVHRALRPGGLFAFPIGTMPPRTAVAHWVTLGFDLTMRVRNAVWRPPFVMYYRTNPLRDVLTDLTTAGFAAESVALTELGQHGDGSPRCQLILARKPLAAAPA, encoded by the coding sequence GTGTTCTCGCCACAAGGCCCGTCGCTGCGCGAACTGACCGTCCAGGCGCTCTCGTCGGTCGAGCGCGGCTACGACCTGCTGGCGCCGAAGTTCGACTACACGCCCTTCCGCACGCCGGACAGCATTCTCGGCGCGACCACCCAGGCCCTGTCCGCACGCGGCCCCTTCACCGACGGCCTCGACGTGTGCTGCGGCAGCGGCGCGGGCATGTCGGTGCTCCGGTCGCTGTGCCAGGGCCGGACCATCGGCGTCGACTTCAGCGCGGGCATGCTGGCACAGGCGAAGAGCGCACATCCGGACGCCACCTGGGTACGCGCCGACGTGCGCGCGATGCCCTTCGCACCCCGTTTCGACCTGGCGGTCAGCTTCGGTGCGCTCGGCCACTTCCTGCCCGAAGAGCTTCCCGCCCTGTTCGAGGGAGTCCACCGCGCCCTGCGACCCGGCGGGCTCTTCGCCTTCCCGATCGGCACCATGCCGCCCCGCACGGCGGTCGCGCACTGGGTCACCCTCGGCTTCGACCTGACCATGCGCGTCCGCAACGCGGTGTGGCGCCCACCGTTCGTCATGTACTACCGCACCAACCCGCTGCGCGACGTTCTCACCGACCTGACCACGGCCGGCTTCGCCGCGGAGTCCGTAGCCCTGACCGAACTCGGCCAGCACGGCGACGGCAGCCCGCGCTGCCAACTCATCCTGGCCCGCAAGCCACTGGCAGCAGCCCCGGCCTAG
- a CDS encoding RNA polymerase sigma factor gives MADDRHLEDLAARAATGDTGALDALLSAIGPQVLRQCQRFLPCRQDAEEACQDVLLQVARNIDGFAGRSRFSTWLYVVTANCARQTYRTLKRRSSEQPTALLPIDAADPRTTSVIAGSRLDLLDALERLEAHRPELVAPLVLRDVCQLSYEEIAEHLAIPLGTLKSRIHDARRHVRASLAGTTADR, from the coding sequence ATGGCCGACGATCGTCACCTCGAAGACCTGGCCGCCCGCGCGGCGACCGGCGACACCGGCGCGCTGGACGCGCTGCTCAGCGCGATCGGCCCCCAGGTGTTGCGGCAGTGCCAGCGCTTCCTGCCGTGCCGGCAGGACGCCGAGGAAGCCTGCCAGGACGTGCTGTTGCAGGTCGCGCGCAACATCGACGGTTTCGCGGGGAGGTCGCGCTTCTCGACCTGGCTCTACGTCGTCACGGCCAACTGCGCCCGCCAGACCTACCGCACCCTCAAACGCCGGTCCAGCGAACAACCCACGGCGTTGCTCCCCATCGACGCCGCCGATCCGCGCACGACGAGCGTGATCGCGGGGTCGCGGCTCGACCTCCTCGACGCCCTCGAACGACTCGAAGCGCACCGCCCGGAGTTGGTCGCCCCGCTGGTGCTGCGCGACGTGTGCCAGTTGAGCTACGAGGAGATCGCCGAGCACCTGGCCATCCCGCTCGGCACCCTGAAGTCACGCATCCACGACGCCCGCCGCCACGTCCGCGCCTCCCTGGCCGGCACGACCGCCGACCGGTGA
- a CDS encoding NAD(P)/FAD-dependent oxidoreductase has protein sequence MTEHMTRHQVVVIGGGYAGALAANHLRLRADVEITLVNPRPDFVERVRLHQLAAGTADATVSYGELLGAGVRLVVDSATRIDTAARVVRLASGATLDYDHVIYAVGSTAAIPASVPGAAEFAHPIAEYEGARRLRTRLAELPFDAPITVVGGGLTGIETAAELAEQGRAVTMVCGGTLMPAVSAPGRRYAARWLSRHGVTVREADRVAEVRPGAIVFADGTVRSSALTIWATGFGVPELAAASGLRTDPLGRLLTDETLTSLDDDRVVAAGDAAAPSGQPLRMSCQAAGPLGAQAANTVLSHIAGTEPAVINQALTGSCVSLGRSAAMRQLARRDDSVVNVFIGGRPGAMIKEMACKVAVGRIRREASRPGSAAWVKGGRAVASA, from the coding sequence ATGACTGAGCACATGACACGTCACCAGGTCGTCGTCATCGGCGGCGGCTACGCCGGCGCGCTGGCCGCCAACCACCTGCGGTTGCGCGCCGACGTCGAGATCACCCTGGTCAATCCCCGGCCGGACTTCGTCGAACGGGTGCGGCTGCACCAACTCGCGGCAGGCACCGCCGACGCCACGGTCTCCTACGGCGAGTTGCTCGGCGCGGGCGTCCGGCTGGTGGTCGACAGCGCTACCCGGATCGACACCGCCGCCCGCGTGGTGCGGCTGGCGTCGGGCGCCACGCTGGACTACGACCACGTCATCTACGCGGTCGGCAGCACGGCGGCGATACCGGCGTCGGTGCCGGGCGCGGCCGAGTTCGCCCACCCCATCGCCGAGTACGAGGGTGCCCGGCGGCTGCGTACCCGGTTGGCCGAATTGCCCTTCGACGCGCCGATCACCGTCGTCGGCGGCGGGCTGACCGGCATCGAGACGGCCGCCGAACTGGCCGAGCAGGGCCGCGCCGTCACGATGGTGTGCGGTGGAACGCTGATGCCGGCCGTCAGCGCGCCCGGTCGCCGCTACGCGGCCAGATGGCTGTCGCGGCACGGTGTCACCGTGCGCGAAGCTGACCGGGTGGCGGAGGTGCGGCCGGGTGCGATCGTGTTCGCCGACGGCACGGTGCGGTCGAGCGCGCTGACGATCTGGGCGACCGGGTTCGGCGTGCCGGAGTTGGCGGCCGCGAGCGGGCTGCGCACCGACCCGCTCGGCCGGCTGCTCACCGACGAGACGTTGACCAGCCTCGACGACGACCGAGTGGTGGCGGCCGGCGACGCCGCGGCACCGTCGGGCCAGCCGTTGCGGATGAGCTGCCAGGCCGCCGGCCCGCTGGGCGCGCAGGCCGCCAACACGGTGCTGAGCCACATCGCCGGCACCGAGCCCGCGGTGATCAACCAGGCCCTCACCGGGTCGTGCGTCAGCCTCGGCCGGAGCGCCGCCATGCGACAGCTCGCCCGCAGGGACGACAGCGTGGTGAACGTCTTCATCGGCGGGCGCCCCGGCGCCATGATCAAGGAGATGGCCTGCAAGGTCGCGGTGGGCCGGATCCGGCGCGAGGCCAGCAGGCCGGGCTCGGCGGCCTGGGTCAAGGGCGGCCGGGCGGTCGCGTCCGCGTGA
- a CDS encoding serine/threonine-protein kinase gives MSVPEKIGRYRIVRRIGSGAFATVWLGADDALDAQVAIKVLADNWSYHSDLRMRFEQEARIMRRADSVLLVRVLDVGELPDGRPYLVMPFVAGGTLADRLSAGPLPVREALRVAVDIGRAVAALHEAGVLHRDLKPSNVLFEPTAGRDRVLVADLGLAKALANASGFTIAAGTPGYMPPEQATPGGGLDTRADVYAIGATLYHMLTGRPPEPGWSGSARTRRPSQARPGLPSMVDELVTRALQPDPRQRWDSATAMVDELERVTAALERETSRTRALRWLRRTVGAGISIAAVLAATGASATLPARYGWVRVHDAGGDLSVAVPPGWAGELKDDGWNPSVLRLPAGHAPGLVAAPDLAVWPDPASAMPGVFVGASRALLAGSPTPALPSHPSCVEEPQRTVYVDGNLARVRRWTSCGSSVSFSEVVFAVPGRGFGVYVQVKQVGDADVTDEILASLRVSNRLAPQAGRYS, from the coding sequence GTGTCAGTGCCGGAAAAGATCGGCCGATATCGCATCGTGCGGCGTATCGGGTCTGGAGCGTTCGCCACGGTGTGGCTCGGGGCCGACGACGCGCTCGACGCCCAGGTGGCCATCAAGGTGCTGGCCGACAACTGGTCCTACCACTCCGACCTGCGCATGCGGTTCGAGCAGGAAGCGCGGATCATGCGCCGGGCCGACTCGGTGCTGCTGGTGCGGGTGCTCGACGTGGGTGAGCTGCCCGACGGCCGGCCCTATCTGGTGATGCCCTTCGTGGCCGGCGGCACGCTCGCCGATCGGCTTTCCGCCGGACCGTTGCCGGTGCGGGAGGCCCTGCGCGTCGCCGTCGACATCGGCCGCGCCGTCGCGGCGTTGCACGAGGCCGGCGTGCTGCACCGCGACCTCAAACCGTCCAATGTGCTCTTCGAACCCACGGCCGGCCGGGATCGGGTCCTGGTCGCCGACCTCGGCCTGGCCAAGGCGCTGGCCAACGCGTCGGGCTTCACGATCGCCGCCGGCACGCCCGGCTATATGCCGCCCGAGCAGGCCACCCCCGGCGGTGGTCTGGACACCAGAGCCGACGTGTACGCGATCGGCGCCACCCTCTACCACATGCTGACCGGCCGCCCGCCCGAGCCGGGTTGGTCGGGTTCGGCCAGGACCCGCCGGCCGTCGCAGGCGCGGCCCGGCCTACCGTCCATGGTGGACGAACTGGTGACCCGCGCCCTGCAACCCGACCCCCGGCAACGCTGGGACTCCGCCACCGCCATGGTCGACGAACTGGAGCGGGTCACCGCGGCGCTCGAACGCGAGACCAGCCGCACCCGGGCGCTCCGGTGGCTGCGGCGGACCGTCGGCGCCGGCATCTCGATCGCCGCGGTGCTGGCGGCCACGGGTGCCAGCGCCACGCTGCCGGCTCGGTACGGCTGGGTACGCGTACACGATGCCGGTGGTGATCTGTCTGTCGCGGTGCCACCGGGCTGGGCCGGCGAGCTGAAGGACGACGGCTGGAACCCGTCGGTGCTGCGCCTTCCCGCCGGCCACGCGCCGGGGCTGGTGGCCGCACCGGACCTCGCCGTCTGGCCCGACCCCGCCAGCGCCATGCCCGGCGTGTTCGTCGGCGCCAGCCGGGCCCTGCTCGCCGGCAGCCCGACCCCGGCGCTGCCCAGCCACCCGTCGTGTGTGGAGGAGCCACAGCGCACCGTGTATGTGGACGGCAATCTCGCCCGGGTGCGGCGCTGGACATCGTGTGGCTCCTCCGTCTCTTTCAGCGAGGTGGTGTTCGCCGTGCCGGGTCGTGGCTTCGGCGTCTACGTGCAGGTCAAGCAGGTCGGCGACGCCGACGTCACCGACGAGATCCTGGCCAGCCTGCGGGTGTCCAACAGGCTGGCACCGCAGGCCGGCCGCTACTCGTAG
- a CDS encoding MFS transporter, translating into MTATTVRAATAATYAAFIGSGFAFASWAARIPQVRDRLDLDSAALGLVLLAIAAGSLLALPLSGPVVTRIGSARTVTAMALLLAIGLTTAAAGAQFGVLPVVVGLFLLGFANGAWDVAMNVQGTVVERHLGRSIMSRFHAGWSLGTVTGALVGAAMVALHVPVAAHLTTVAVVVGVLVPAYARRFVPDQDQTGPGAQDDQPRGSAWAAWREPRTLLIGVFVLTFAFAEGVGNDWISIAAIDGHGVPAAAGTLAFAAFLTAMTVGRWFGPGLLDRYGRVPVVRLLSLVGIAGVALFVFGPTPAYAFAGTLLWGVGTALGFPVGMSAGGDDPRHAAARVSVVASIGYCAFLAGPPAIGFLGRHVTVLRALIVVAVLLGVAALISASVRPLESAPADEETLVA; encoded by the coding sequence ATGACCGCGACCACCGTTCGGGCCGCGACCGCGGCGACCTATGCCGCGTTCATCGGCTCGGGCTTCGCGTTCGCGAGTTGGGCGGCCCGGATCCCGCAGGTGCGCGACCGCCTCGACCTCGACTCCGCCGCCCTCGGCCTCGTCCTGCTCGCGATCGCCGCCGGGTCGCTGCTCGCGTTGCCGCTGTCGGGCCCCGTCGTCACCCGGATCGGCTCGGCCCGCACCGTCACGGCGATGGCGCTGCTGCTCGCGATCGGCCTGACCACCGCCGCCGCCGGCGCGCAGTTCGGCGTGCTGCCGGTGGTGGTGGGCCTGTTCCTGCTGGGCTTCGCCAACGGCGCCTGGGACGTCGCCATGAACGTGCAGGGCACGGTTGTCGAGCGCCACCTCGGCCGGTCGATCATGTCGCGGTTCCACGCCGGCTGGAGCCTCGGCACGGTCACCGGCGCTCTGGTGGGCGCCGCGATGGTCGCGCTGCACGTGCCGGTCGCCGCCCACCTGACGACCGTCGCGGTGGTCGTGGGGGTGCTCGTACCCGCGTACGCCAGACGATTTGTGCCCGATCAGGACCAGACCGGGCCGGGCGCCCAGGATGACCAGCCCCGCGGCAGCGCATGGGCCGCCTGGCGCGAACCGCGCACGCTGCTCATCGGCGTCTTCGTGCTCACCTTCGCGTTCGCCGAGGGGGTGGGCAACGACTGGATCAGCATCGCGGCGATCGACGGGCACGGCGTTCCGGCCGCCGCCGGCACCCTGGCGTTCGCGGCGTTCCTCACCGCGATGACCGTCGGCCGCTGGTTCGGGCCCGGGCTGCTCGACCGCTACGGCCGGGTTCCGGTGGTCCGCCTGCTGTCGCTGGTCGGGATCGCCGGCGTCGCGCTGTTCGTGTTCGGGCCGACGCCGGCTTACGCGTTCGCCGGCACGCTGCTCTGGGGCGTGGGCACCGCGCTCGGGTTCCCGGTCGGCATGAGCGCCGGTGGCGACGACCCGCGCCACGCCGCCGCCCGGGTCAGCGTCGTCGCGTCGATCGGCTACTGCGCGTTCCTCGCCGGGCCGCCCGCCATCGGGTTCCTCGGCCGGCACGTCACCGTGCTCCGCGCGCTGATCGTCGTCGCGGTGCTGCTCGGCGTGGCCGCGTTGATCAGCGCCAGCGTCCGCCCGCTGGAATCCGCGCCGGCCGACGAGGAAACCCTGGTCGCCTGA
- the sigJ gene encoding RNA polymerase sigma factor SigJ: protein MNTHAEHAERFTLFRPLLFTIAYELLGSATEADDVLQDSYLRWARVDLATVRDSRSYLARLVTRQALNAVRANARRREDYVGPWLPEPLLLDQHDPAADVVLAESVSMAMLVVLETLGPDERAVFVLREVFGFDYDEIAAAVGRSVPTVHQMAHRARSHVRARRRRFQPADAARTAQVTERFMTAAATGDLGGLLALLAPDVTWTADSGGKATAARRPVVGARKVAAVMMDLFHGRGQLPGLRLRITTCNSVPAVVARVGDHTEGVFLIEIIDHKITNVYAVRNPDKLAALSVPRRIGR from the coding sequence GTGAACACCCACGCCGAGCACGCCGAGCGGTTCACGCTGTTCCGGCCGCTGCTGTTCACGATCGCCTACGAGCTGCTCGGCTCCGCGACCGAGGCCGACGACGTGCTCCAGGACAGCTATCTGCGGTGGGCGCGGGTCGACCTCGCGACGGTCCGGGACAGCCGGTCCTACCTGGCCCGGCTGGTGACCCGGCAGGCCCTCAACGCGGTGCGGGCCAACGCGCGCCGGCGCGAGGACTACGTCGGCCCGTGGTTGCCCGAACCGCTGTTGCTCGACCAGCACGACCCCGCCGCCGACGTCGTGCTCGCCGAGTCGGTGTCGATGGCGATGCTGGTGGTCCTCGAGACGCTGGGACCCGACGAGCGTGCGGTGTTCGTGCTGCGCGAGGTGTTCGGCTTCGACTACGACGAGATCGCCGCCGCGGTGGGCCGGTCGGTGCCGACCGTGCACCAGATGGCCCACCGCGCCCGCTCGCACGTGCGGGCCCGGCGACGGCGGTTCCAGCCCGCCGACGCCGCGCGGACGGCCCAGGTCACCGAGCGGTTCATGACCGCGGCGGCCACCGGTGACCTGGGTGGGCTGCTCGCCCTGCTCGCGCCCGACGTCACCTGGACCGCCGACAGCGGCGGCAAGGCCACCGCCGCGCGCCGGCCGGTGGTCGGCGCCCGGAAGGTGGCCGCCGTCATGATGGACCTCTTCCACGGCCGGGGGCAGCTTCCGGGCCTGCGGCTGCGGATCACCACCTGCAACAGCGTGCCGGCGGTGGTCGCCCGGGTCGGCGACCACACCGAGGGCGTTTTCCTGATCGAGATCATCGACCACAAGATCACCAATGTGTACGCCGTCCGCAACCCCGACAAGCTCGCCGCCCTGTCGGTCCCGCGCCGGATCGGCCGGTAA
- a CDS encoding dihydrofolate reductase family protein → MRDLVYTGFMSLDGVLDSPGGGAGEEHRGKGWVGSVEFLPEAFALKGEELADTTALMFGRRSNEAFAPFWRESNDHASYKGLPKYVVSGTLADDALLDGWGPTTILRSTDDVAALKKSDGGAIFIHGSAELARRLAAAGLIDRYNLLVFPVLLGAGKGLFSRADETKQALRLRESAAYPNGVLKLIYDVG, encoded by the coding sequence ATGCGTGATCTGGTTTACACGGGCTTCATGTCGCTCGACGGTGTCCTGGACTCGCCGGGTGGTGGAGCGGGGGAGGAGCACCGCGGCAAGGGGTGGGTCGGCAGCGTCGAGTTCCTGCCCGAGGCGTTCGCGCTCAAGGGCGAGGAGTTGGCCGACACGACGGCGCTGATGTTCGGGCGGCGTAGCAACGAGGCGTTCGCACCGTTCTGGCGCGAGTCCAACGACCACGCCAGCTACAAGGGCCTGCCGAAGTATGTCGTTTCGGGCACGCTGGCCGACGACGCGCTGCTCGACGGCTGGGGTCCGACGACGATCCTGCGCTCGACCGACGACGTGGCCGCGCTCAAGAAGAGCGACGGCGGCGCGATCTTCATCCACGGGAGCGCGGAACTCGCGCGCCGGCTCGCCGCCGCCGGTCTCATCGACCGATACAACTTGCTGGTCTTCCCGGTGCTGCTCGGCGCCGGCAAGGGGCTGTTCAGCCGGGCCGACGAGACCAAGCAGGCGCTGCGGCTGCGCGAGTCGGCCGCCTACCCGAACGGCGTGCTGAAGCTGATCTACGACGTCGGCTGA
- a CDS encoding RNA polymerase sigma factor has translation MDEGALRALVPRVLAALVRRGEDFDAAEDALQEALLEALRVWPEHPPRDPRAWLATVATRRLVDARRSEAARARREEATFAEPRPVATEAGDDTLFLLFCCCHPELAPASQVALTLRAVGGLTTREIADAFYVPEATMAQRISRAKRTVRGRSLDQPGDLAVVLRVLYLVYTAGHAGRVDLAAEAIRLARQLTLATDEPEARGLLALMLLNHARLPARLDSAGRIVTLDRQDRSRWNTREIAEGVRVLQSALSTHQRGRYQVEAAIAALHDDAASAEETDWPQILDWYDDLVALTDDPVRKDPAAVLARAVAVGHVLGAAAGLRETDRLREVLGDRHRWHAVRGHLYELAGDLPAAGAAYAEAAHRATDIAERDHLVRQAARARAG, from the coding sequence TTGGACGAGGGCGCCCTGCGCGCCCTCGTCCCGCGGGTGCTCGCGGCCCTGGTCCGCCGGGGAGAGGACTTCGACGCCGCAGAGGACGCGCTGCAGGAGGCGCTGCTGGAGGCGCTGCGGGTGTGGCCCGAGCACCCGCCGCGCGACCCGCGCGCGTGGCTGGCGACGGTCGCGACCCGGCGGCTCGTCGACGCCCGCCGCAGCGAGGCCGCCCGGGCCCGCCGGGAGGAGGCGACCTTTGCCGAGCCGCGGCCGGTCGCCACCGAGGCCGGCGACGACACCCTCTTCCTGCTCTTCTGCTGCTGCCACCCCGAACTCGCGCCCGCCTCCCAGGTGGCGCTGACCCTGCGCGCGGTCGGCGGCCTGACCACGCGCGAGATCGCCGACGCGTTCTACGTGCCGGAGGCGACGATGGCGCAGCGGATCAGCCGCGCCAAGCGCACCGTGCGCGGCCGCAGCCTCGACCAGCCCGGTGACCTGGCCGTGGTGCTGCGGGTGCTCTACCTCGTCTACACGGCCGGCCACGCGGGCCGGGTCGACCTGGCCGCCGAGGCGATCCGGCTGGCCCGCCAACTCACCCTCGCCACCGACGAACCTGAGGCGCGCGGGCTGCTCGCGCTGATGCTGCTCAACCACGCCCGCCTGCCGGCCCGGCTCGACTCCGCCGGTCGCATCGTGACGCTCGACCGGCAGGACCGGAGCCGCTGGAACACCAGAGAGATCGCCGAGGGCGTACGCGTGCTGCAGTCAGCCCTTTCCACGCACCAGCGGGGCCGTTACCAGGTCGAGGCCGCGATCGCCGCCCTGCACGACGACGCCGCGAGCGCCGAGGAGACCGACTGGCCGCAGATCCTCGACTGGTACGACGACCTGGTCGCCCTCACCGACGACCCGGTGCGCAAGGACCCGGCCGCGGTGCTGGCCCGCGCGGTCGCGGTCGGCCACGTGCTGGGTGCGGCAGCGGGGCTGCGCGAGACCGACCGGCTGCGCGAGGTGCTCGGCGACCGCCACCGGTGGCATGCGGTCCGCGGCCACCTGTACGAGCTCGCCGGGGACCTGCCGGCCGCCGGCGCGGCCTACGCGGAGGCCGCCCATCGGGCCACCGACATCGCCGAGCGCGACCACCTGGTCCGGCAGGCCGCGCGAGCCCGGGCCGGCTGA
- a CDS encoding MFS transporter: MSENVVDARWRAMTVALIAAFMTLLDVSIVNVALPSIQNDLGLSSGGLQWVLSGYALAFGLVLVPAGRFGDAHGRRRLFVLGLAGFTVASAAAGFAQSELWLICARLVQGASAGVVNPQVSGLVQQMFKPAERGRPFGALGATIGVSTALGPLLGGAIIAIAGAESGWRWIFFINIPVGVVAITLGSRWIPGTPAEHRQRRGVDPVGVVLLGGGVALILLPLVQQQQWHGPIVWILIVAGLAVLGLFVIWELRQLRGGGSPLVDLRLFRRRSFALGSLVALTYFAGFTTTFFIFTLFLQNGLRYSPLEAGLSVTPFALGSASGALLGGRIVNRYGRALVVTGLCMVIGGLAFVMLALHFVAGRGVGFATALPLLVAGIGSGLVISPNQNLTLSQVPVAEAGSAGGVLQTGQRIGSAIGIAAIGAVFFDRLASSRGDYSEAFRTGLLVTILFMAIALVAATSDVVAGHRARGSSQV; this comes from the coding sequence ATGTCCGAGAACGTGGTGGACGCGCGCTGGCGGGCGATGACGGTCGCGCTGATCGCGGCGTTCATGACGCTGCTCGACGTCAGCATCGTCAACGTGGCGCTGCCGTCGATCCAGAACGACCTGGGTCTCAGCTCCGGCGGCCTCCAGTGGGTGCTGTCCGGCTACGCCCTCGCGTTCGGTCTCGTGCTGGTGCCGGCCGGGCGGTTCGGCGACGCACACGGCCGGCGCCGGCTGTTCGTCCTCGGGCTGGCCGGGTTCACCGTGGCCAGTGCGGCCGCGGGCTTCGCGCAGAGTGAGCTGTGGCTGATCTGCGCCCGGCTGGTGCAGGGCGCGTCCGCCGGCGTGGTCAACCCGCAGGTGTCGGGTCTGGTCCAGCAGATGTTCAAGCCGGCCGAACGCGGCCGTCCGTTCGGGGCGCTCGGCGCGACCATCGGCGTGTCCACCGCCCTCGGGCCGCTGCTCGGCGGTGCGATCATCGCGATCGCCGGCGCCGAGTCGGGCTGGCGATGGATCTTCTTCATCAACATCCCGGTCGGCGTCGTCGCGATCACGCTGGGTTCGCGGTGGATCCCCGGCACGCCCGCCGAGCACCGCCAGCGGCGCGGCGTCGACCCGGTCGGCGTCGTGCTGCTGGGCGGCGGCGTCGCGCTGATCCTGCTGCCGCTGGTGCAGCAACAGCAGTGGCACGGCCCGATCGTGTGGATCCTGATCGTGGCCGGCCTGGCGGTCCTCGGGCTCTTCGTGATCTGGGAGCTGCGGCAACTGCGCGGCGGCGGGTCGCCGCTGGTCGACCTGCGCCTGTTCCGCCGGCGCTCGTTCGCGCTCGGGTCGCTGGTCGCCCTCACCTACTTCGCGGGGTTCACCACGACCTTCTTCATCTTCACGCTGTTCCTCCAGAACGGGCTGCGCTACTCGCCGCTGGAGGCCGGCCTGTCGGTGACACCGTTCGCGCTCGGCTCGGCCTCGGGCGCGCTGCTCGGTGGGCGGATCGTCAACCGCTACGGGCGGGCGCTGGTCGTCACCGGCCTGTGCATGGTGATCGGCGGCCTGGCCTTCGTGATGCTCGCGCTGCATTTCGTGGCCGGCCGGGGCGTGGGCTTCGCGACCGCGCTGCCGCTGCTGGTCGCCGGCATCGGCAGCGGGCTGGTGATCAGCCCCAACCAGAACCTCACGCTGAGCCAGGTGCCGGTGGCCGAGGCGGGCAGCGCCGGCGGAGTGCTCCAGACCGGGCAGCGGATCGGTTCCGCGATCGGCATCGCGGCGATCGGCGCGGTCTTCTTCGACCGGCTCGCGTCCTCCCGAGGCGACTATTCGGAGGCGTTCCGCACCGGTCTGCTGGTGACGATACTGTTCATGGCTATCGCGTTGGTCGCGGCGACCTCAGACGTGGTCGCCGGTCACCGAGCCCGAGGCTCTTCGCAGGTGTGA